In the Burkholderia glumae LMG 2196 = ATCC 33617 genome, one interval contains:
- the katG gene encoding catalase/peroxidase HPI, whose product MSTQTKCPFNHTAGGGTSNRDWWPNQINLKILHQHSSLSDPMDEGFNYADAFNSLDLNAVKQDLRALMTVSQSWWPADFGHYGPFFIRMAWHSAGTYRTADGRGGAGGGQQRFAPLNSWPDNVSLDKARRLIWPVKQKYGRKISWADLIVLTGNVALESMGFKTFGFAGGREDTWEPDEDIYWGSETTWLGDKRYSGDRELENPLAAVQMGLIYVNPEGPNGNPDPLASARDIRETFARMAMNDEETVALIAGGHTFGKTHGAGDASHVGPEPEAAPLEQMGLGWKSSYGTGSGADAITSGLEVIWTSTPTKWSNNFFWNLFGYEWELTKSPAGAHQWQPKGGAGANSVPDPFDKNKRRAPSMLTSDIALRADPAYEKISRRFFENPDEFADAFARAWFKLTHRDMGPVSRYLGPEVPSEQLLWQDPLPARDYALIEDEDVTALKAKVLASGLSVSELVSTAWASASTFRGSDKRGGANGARIRLAPQKDWEANQPAQLAKVLDVLAKIQADFNGSAAGGKQVSLADLIVIAGNAGVEQAAKTAGFVITVPFTAGRVDATAEQTDAESFAVLEPVADGFRNYLKGKFTIPAEKLLIDKAQLLTLTAPEMTVLLGGLRVIGANVGGAKHGVLTDRPEALTNDFFRNLLDMSTEWRPVSEANDEYEGRDRETGAVRWTGTRVDLVFGSHAQLRAICEVYASEDSQQKFVRDFVAAWTKVMNLDRYDVKK is encoded by the coding sequence ATGTCGACTCAGACGAAGTGCCCGTTCAACCACACAGCCGGTGGCGGCACGTCGAACCGCGACTGGTGGCCGAACCAGATCAACCTGAAGATCCTGCATCAGCACTCATCCCTGTCCGACCCGATGGACGAGGGCTTCAACTACGCCGACGCCTTCAACAGCCTCGACCTCAACGCCGTGAAGCAGGACCTGCGCGCGCTGATGACCGTGTCGCAGAGCTGGTGGCCGGCCGACTTCGGCCATTACGGCCCGTTCTTCATCCGCATGGCATGGCACAGCGCCGGCACCTACCGCACGGCCGACGGCCGCGGCGGCGCGGGCGGCGGCCAGCAGCGTTTCGCCCCGCTCAACAGCTGGCCCGACAACGTGAGCCTCGACAAGGCACGCCGGCTGATCTGGCCGGTCAAGCAGAAGTACGGCCGCAAGATCTCGTGGGCCGACCTGATCGTGCTGACCGGCAACGTCGCGCTCGAATCGATGGGCTTCAAGACCTTCGGCTTCGCGGGCGGCCGCGAAGACACCTGGGAGCCGGACGAGGACATCTACTGGGGCAGCGAGACGACCTGGCTCGGCGACAAGCGCTATAGCGGCGACCGCGAACTCGAGAACCCGCTCGCGGCCGTGCAGATGGGCCTCATCTACGTGAACCCGGAAGGCCCCAACGGCAACCCGGACCCGCTCGCCTCGGCGCGCGACATCCGCGAGACCTTCGCGCGCATGGCGATGAACGACGAGGAGACGGTCGCGCTGATCGCGGGCGGCCACACCTTCGGCAAGACCCACGGTGCCGGTGATGCCTCGCACGTCGGGCCGGAGCCGGAGGCCGCGCCGCTCGAACAGATGGGCCTCGGCTGGAAGAGCAGCTACGGCACGGGCTCGGGCGCGGACGCGATCACCAGCGGGCTGGAGGTGATCTGGACGTCCACGCCGACCAAGTGGAGCAACAACTTCTTCTGGAACCTGTTCGGCTACGAGTGGGAGCTGACCAAGAGCCCGGCCGGCGCGCATCAGTGGCAGCCGAAGGGCGGCGCCGGGGCGAACAGCGTGCCCGACCCGTTCGACAAGAACAAGCGCCGCGCGCCGTCGATGCTGACCTCCGACATCGCGCTGCGTGCCGATCCGGCCTACGAAAAGATCTCGCGCCGCTTCTTCGAGAACCCCGACGAGTTCGCCGACGCGTTCGCGCGCGCCTGGTTCAAGCTGACCCATCGCGACATGGGTCCGGTGTCGCGCTACCTCGGGCCGGAAGTGCCGAGCGAGCAGTTGCTGTGGCAGGACCCGCTGCCCGCGCGCGACTACGCGCTCATCGAGGACGAGGACGTGACCGCGCTGAAGGCGAAGGTGCTGGCCTCGGGCCTGTCGGTGTCGGAGCTGGTGTCCACCGCCTGGGCCTCGGCCTCCACGTTCCGCGGCTCGGACAAGCGCGGCGGCGCCAATGGCGCGCGCATCCGCCTCGCGCCGCAAAAGGACTGGGAGGCGAACCAGCCGGCGCAGCTCGCCAAGGTGCTCGACGTGCTCGCGAAGATCCAGGCCGATTTCAACGGCTCGGCCGCGGGCGGCAAGCAGGTGTCGCTGGCCGACCTGATCGTGATCGCCGGCAACGCGGGCGTCGAGCAGGCCGCGAAGACGGCCGGCTTCGTGATCACGGTGCCGTTCACGGCAGGCCGCGTCGATGCGACGGCCGAGCAGACCGACGCGGAATCGTTCGCGGTGCTCGAGCCGGTGGCCGACGGCTTCCGCAACTACCTGAAGGGCAAGTTCACCATCCCGGCCGAGAAGCTGCTGATCGACAAGGCCCAGCTGCTGACCCTGACGGCGCCGGAAATGACGGTGCTGCTGGGCGGCCTGCGCGTGATCGGCGCGAATGTGGGCGGTGCGAAGCACGGCGTGCTGACCGATCGTCCGGAAGCGCTCACCAACGACTTCTTCCGCAACCTGCTCGACATGAGCACGGAGTGGCGGCCGGTGTCGGAGGCGAACGACGAGTACGAAGGCCGCGACCGCGAGACGGGCGCCGTGCGCTGGACCGGCACGCGCGTGGACCTGGTGTTCGGCTCGCACGCGCAGCTGCGTGCGATCTGCGAGGTCTACGCGAGCGAGGACTCGCAGCAGAAGTTCGTGCGCGACTTCGTGGCGGCCTGGACCAAGGTGATGAACCTCGATCGCTACGACGTGAAGAAGTGA
- a CDS encoding MFS transporter — MSDKTTTRAAFFLCGFAAFLNLYSTQGILRELAAAFAVSAERAGQGVSATTLAVAIIAPFAGTLSARFARRRVIAWAAIAVALPALGCAHADGFGAFLAARFAAGALVPFIFAISIAYIGELFGPAAATEVGALFVAGTTLGGFAGRFVTNALTALLGWRHALDLVALLCLAAGLAIHAWLPAAAPPPAPGPAAPRPWRLVTRPALLASFALGACVLASQVATFTFVGLRLAGAPFRFTTFGIGAIYAVFLVAVVVTPLAGRMAGRRGPRELALGAAALAVAGALLTLSGQITVILLGLALGSTAVFVEQACANAFVSQAAPAARSTAIGLYLSCYYLGGSLGSLLPIPAWHRWGWAGCIAFVVAAQLLVAVLAARFWRAPRAADTPAAIAHAGPARRGSRATARDFPVARFAPRSIESAVPGSNARDTHAMREAPPRARPFTSEKSTVTMPSSDSCPPAPTGDLSHRTR; from the coding sequence ATGAGCGACAAGACGACGACTCGCGCCGCGTTTTTCCTATGCGGCTTCGCGGCCTTCCTGAATCTCTATTCGACGCAGGGCATCCTGCGCGAGCTGGCCGCGGCTTTCGCCGTGAGCGCCGAGCGGGCCGGCCAGGGCGTGAGCGCGACCACGCTGGCCGTCGCCATTATCGCGCCGTTCGCCGGCACGCTGAGCGCGCGCTTCGCGCGCCGCCGCGTGATCGCGTGGGCGGCGATCGCAGTCGCGCTGCCGGCGCTCGGCTGCGCGCACGCGGACGGCTTCGGCGCGTTCCTGGCCGCGCGCTTCGCGGCCGGCGCGCTGGTGCCGTTCATCTTCGCGATCTCGATCGCCTACATCGGCGAGCTGTTCGGCCCGGCCGCGGCCACCGAGGTCGGCGCGCTGTTCGTGGCCGGCACCACGCTCGGCGGTTTCGCCGGGCGCTTCGTCACGAATGCGCTGACCGCGCTGCTGGGCTGGCGCCACGCACTCGACCTGGTCGCGCTGCTATGCCTCGCCGCCGGTCTCGCGATCCACGCCTGGCTGCCCGCCGCCGCGCCGCCGCCCGCGCCCGGCCCCGCCGCGCCGCGCCCATGGCGGCTCGTCACGCGCCCCGCGCTGCTCGCGTCGTTCGCGCTCGGCGCCTGCGTGCTGGCCTCGCAGGTCGCCACGTTCACGTTCGTCGGGCTGCGCCTCGCCGGCGCGCCGTTCCGCTTCACGACCTTCGGGATCGGCGCGATCTACGCGGTATTCCTGGTGGCGGTGGTGGTCACGCCGCTCGCGGGGCGCATGGCGGGCCGCCGCGGCCCGCGCGAGCTCGCGCTGGGCGCCGCGGCGCTGGCCGTCGCCGGCGCGCTGCTGACCCTGTCCGGCCAGATCACCGTGATCCTGCTCGGGCTCGCGCTCGGCTCGACCGCCGTGTTCGTCGAGCAGGCCTGCGCCAACGCGTTCGTCTCGCAGGCGGCGCCGGCCGCGCGCTCCACCGCGATCGGCCTCTACCTGTCGTGCTACTACCTCGGCGGCAGCCTCGGCTCGCTGCTGCCGATACCGGCCTGGCATCGCTGGGGCTGGGCCGGCTGCATCGCCTTCGTCGTCGCGGCGCAACTGCTCGTGGCAGTGCTGGCGGCGCGGTTCTGGCGCGCGCCGCGTGCCGCGGATACGCCGGCGGCCATCGCGCATGCCGGCCCCGCGCGGCGCGGCAGCCGAGCCACGGCACGTGATTTTCCTGTTGCACGCTTCGCGCCTCGGAGCATAGAATCCGCCGTGCCCGGCAGCAACGCACGCGATACGCACGCCATGCGCGAAGCGCCGCCACGGGCTCGCCCGTTCACTTCCGAGAAATCAACGGTAACCATGCCTAGCAGCGACAGTTGTCCGCCGGCCCCGACCGGCGACCTGAGCCACCGCACGCGCTAG
- a CDS encoding carbohydrate porin yields the protein MKTLVRHLQCALPPCRLAASPAALRRAAASAALVSACAAMQAAACAQDAPGTPPPAGGATPADGLWQRATLLGDLGGLRGALGNHGITFTLQETSEYLGNLAGGTRRVGAYDGLTQAALSVDTSKLFGLAGGTFNVSALQIHGTNLSSRALSALQSASGIEAEAGTRLWELWYGQSIAGGAADVRLGQQSVDQEFMVSQTASTFINATFGWPVLPSADLPGGGPAYPLSALGVRVKAQPTRALTLLAGVFDGYPGGLGQADAQRANPHGTNFNLHDGALWIGELQYALNGQPAGAPDAQPDGLPGTYKLGVWYLSGAFADPHVDTSGGSLAAPGSNGIARTHRGDYGAYAIADQMVWRSAANPSRALGVFVRVMGAPDDRNPIDFSAQAGVSLKAPFAGRDNDTAGIALGYTNATLNVDGVTSDLARPRRVNETVFEATYQYQVAPWWTLQGDLQYIVRPGGGYDAPAGGTVRAIGNAFVAGVRTVVSF from the coding sequence ATGAAAACACTCGTCCGTCATCTCCAGTGCGCGTTACCGCCATGCCGGCTCGCGGCATCGCCGGCCGCGCTGCGCCGCGCGGCCGCATCGGCCGCGCTCGTGTCGGCCTGCGCCGCCATGCAGGCCGCCGCCTGCGCGCAGGATGCGCCCGGCACGCCGCCCCCGGCCGGCGGCGCCACGCCGGCCGACGGGCTGTGGCAGCGCGCGACGCTGTTAGGCGACCTCGGCGGCCTGCGCGGCGCGCTCGGCAACCACGGCATCACGTTCACGCTGCAGGAGACCAGCGAATACCTGGGCAACCTCGCCGGCGGCACGCGCCGGGTCGGCGCCTACGACGGCCTGACCCAGGCCGCGCTGAGCGTGGACACGAGCAAGCTGTTCGGGCTGGCCGGCGGCACCTTCAACGTCAGCGCGCTGCAGATCCACGGCACCAACCTGAGCTCGCGCGCGCTGTCGGCCTTACAGAGCGCGAGCGGCATCGAGGCGGAAGCGGGCACGCGGCTATGGGAGCTGTGGTACGGGCAATCGATCGCCGGCGGCGCGGCCGATGTCCGCCTCGGGCAGCAGAGCGTCGATCAGGAGTTCATGGTCAGCCAGACCGCCAGCACCTTCATCAACGCGACGTTCGGCTGGCCGGTCCTGCCGTCGGCCGATCTGCCGGGCGGCGGCCCGGCCTATCCGCTGTCGGCGCTCGGCGTGCGCGTGAAGGCCCAGCCGACCCGCGCGCTGACGCTGCTGGCCGGCGTGTTCGACGGCTATCCCGGCGGACTCGGGCAGGCCGACGCGCAGCGCGCGAACCCGCACGGCACGAACTTCAACCTGCACGACGGCGCGCTCTGGATCGGCGAGCTGCAATACGCGCTCAACGGCCAGCCGGCGGGCGCGCCCGATGCGCAGCCCGATGGCCTGCCGGGCACCTACAAGCTCGGCGTCTGGTATCTGAGCGGCGCGTTCGCCGATCCGCACGTCGACACGAGCGGCGGCTCGCTGGCGGCGCCGGGCTCGAACGGCATCGCCCGCACGCATCGCGGCGACTACGGCGCCTATGCGATCGCCGATCAGATGGTGTGGCGCTCGGCGGCCAACCCGTCGCGCGCGCTCGGCGTGTTCGTGCGCGTGATGGGCGCGCCGGACGACCGCAACCCGATCGACTTCTCCGCGCAGGCCGGCGTCTCGCTGAAGGCGCCGTTCGCGGGACGCGACAACGACACGGCCGGCATCGCGCTCGGCTACACCAATGCGACGCTGAACGTGGACGGCGTGACGAGCGATCTGGCACGACCGCGCCGCGTGAATGAAACCGTCTTCGAGGCGACCTATCAGTATCAGGTGGCGCCGTGGTGGACGCTGCAGGGCGACCTGCAGTACATCGTGCGGCCGGGCGGCGGGTACGACGCCCCGGCGGGCGGCACGGTCAGGGCGATCGGCAACGCGTTCGTGGCCGGCGTGCGGACCGTGGTCAGCTTCTGA
- a CDS encoding LysR family transcriptional regulator has product MLDLRRLRYFVTVADELHFGRAAQRLRIAQPPLTRHIAALESELGIRLLERSTRAVQITREGALFLERARAVIEAAGEAEATARKLAQGMIGRIVIGYASSIPMSDAFSNLVRDAGKAMPEIELVFREAPTTHQRQQIADGALDLGFGWAMAATRPGRTEPVASADQPLRSRVLSREPLVAAVPAHGEQARRGALAFETLAGETFVTFVPEHGSALNAALDTLAARAGFTPRCGATASQITTLVSLVAAGRGIAIVPGFTAALQRPGVAYVPLAAAPLMIEQTVTWREPCAAGCVARFVELVDAVAPDRAGGPAGR; this is encoded by the coding sequence ATGCTCGACCTGCGCCGACTCCGTTACTTCGTCACCGTCGCCGACGAGCTGCATTTCGGCCGCGCGGCGCAGCGCCTGCGCATCGCGCAGCCGCCGCTCACGCGCCATATCGCGGCGCTCGAGAGCGAGCTCGGGATTCGCCTGCTCGAACGCTCCACCCGCGCGGTGCAGATCACGCGCGAGGGCGCGCTGTTCCTCGAACGCGCGCGCGCCGTGATCGAGGCGGCCGGCGAGGCCGAGGCCACCGCGCGCAAGCTCGCGCAGGGCATGATCGGGCGCATCGTGATCGGCTACGCGAGTTCGATCCCGATGTCGGACGCGTTCTCGAACCTGGTGCGCGATGCGGGCAAGGCGATGCCCGAGATCGAACTGGTGTTTCGCGAGGCGCCGACCACGCACCAGCGCCAGCAGATCGCCGACGGCGCGCTCGACCTCGGCTTCGGCTGGGCGATGGCTGCGACGCGGCCCGGGCGGACGGAGCCGGTTGCTTCGGCCGACCAGCCGCTGCGCTCGCGGGTGCTGTCGCGCGAGCCGCTGGTGGCCGCGGTGCCGGCGCACGGCGAGCAGGCGCGGCGCGGCGCGCTCGCGTTCGAGACGCTGGCGGGCGAGACCTTCGTCACCTTCGTGCCGGAACACGGCTCCGCGCTGAACGCGGCGCTCGACACGCTGGCCGCGCGGGCCGGCTTCACGCCGCGCTGCGGCGCCACCGCCTCGCAGATCACCACGCTGGTGTCACTGGTGGCCGCCGGGCGCGGCATCGCCATCGTGCCGGGCTTCACCGCGGCGCTGCAGCGCCCCGGGGTGGCCTACGTGCCGCTCGCGGCGGCGCCTCTGATGATCGAACAGACCGTGACGTGGCGCGAGCCCTGCGCGGCCGGTTGCGTCGCGCGCTTCGTCGAACTCGTGGACGCGGTCGCGCCGGATCGTGCCGGCGGCCCGGCCGGTCGGTGA
- a CDS encoding succinylglutamate desuccinylase/aspartoacylase family protein has product MQTLTHPLISPALGTERHLTSFHYGPRSGKKIYIQSSLHADELPGMLVATLLRRQFATLEAAGKLRDEIVVVPVPNPIGLAQHVFGDHLGRFELGSMQNFNRNFHDLAALVMPRVEGRLTADPARNLLAVREAMREALDEQKPRTELDSQRLALQRLSYDADVVLDLHCDNDAVMHLYTNPDLWQDVEPLARYLGAQASLLALNSVGNPFDEVHSFCWSELRERFGSRFPIPNGAISVTVELRSERDVSYELAQRDAQAIVEFLTLRGSIEGTAAPLPPLAHPATPLAGTEPLVAPVSGVLVFRTPVGVVVEPGQEIADIVDPLTDRVVTLKASVRGVLYARQVVRFATAGMEVARIAGATPFRSGSLLSA; this is encoded by the coding sequence ATGCAAACGCTGACCCATCCGCTGATTTCCCCCGCGCTCGGCACCGAGCGCCATCTCACCAGCTTCCATTACGGTCCGCGCAGCGGGAAAAAGATCTACATCCAGTCGTCGCTGCATGCCGACGAGCTGCCCGGCATGCTGGTGGCCACGCTGCTGCGCCGCCAGTTCGCCACGCTGGAGGCGGCCGGCAAGCTGCGCGACGAGATCGTGGTGGTGCCGGTGCCGAACCCGATCGGCCTCGCGCAACACGTGTTCGGCGACCATCTCGGGCGCTTCGAGCTCGGCTCGATGCAGAACTTCAACCGCAATTTCCACGATCTGGCCGCGCTCGTGATGCCGCGCGTGGAGGGCCGGCTGACGGCGGACCCCGCGCGCAACCTGCTGGCGGTGCGCGAGGCGATGCGCGAGGCGCTCGACGAGCAGAAGCCGCGCACCGAGCTCGACTCGCAGCGCCTCGCGCTGCAACGCCTCTCGTATGACGCCGACGTGGTGCTCGACCTGCATTGCGACAACGACGCGGTCATGCATCTCTACACGAACCCGGACCTCTGGCAGGACGTCGAGCCGCTCGCGCGCTATCTCGGCGCGCAGGCCTCGCTGCTCGCGCTGAACTCGGTGGGCAACCCGTTCGACGAGGTGCACAGCTTCTGCTGGTCGGAGCTGCGCGAGCGCTTCGGCAGCCGCTTCCCGATCCCGAACGGCGCGATCTCGGTCACCGTCGAGCTGCGCAGCGAGCGCGACGTGAGCTACGAGCTCGCGCAGCGCGACGCCCAGGCGATCGTCGAGTTCCTGACGCTGCGCGGTTCGATCGAAGGCACCGCGGCGCCGCTGCCGCCGCTCGCGCATCCGGCCACGCCGCTCGCCGGCACCGAGCCGCTGGTCGCGCCGGTGTCGGGCGTGCTGGTGTTCCGCACGCCGGTGGGCGTCGTGGTCGAGCCGGGCCAGGAAATCGCCGACATCGTCGATCCGCTGACCGACCGCGTCGTCACGCTCAAGGCCAGCGTGCGCGGCGTGCTCTACGCGCGCCAGGTGGTGCGCTTCGCCACGGCCGGCATGGAAGTGGCGCGCATCGCCGGCGCGACGCCGTTTCGCAGCGGCTCGCTGCTGTCGGCCTGA
- a CDS encoding ABC transporter substrate-binding protein produces the protein MKKVLAALTVALLAVSAGGAYAKDWSTVRFGVDASYPPFESKGADGKLVGFDIDLGNEICRRIAAKCVWVENDFDGLIPALKARKFDGVLSSMSMTPQRAEQIAFSDKLFNTPTRLVAKKGSNILPTAASLKGKTVGVEQGTIQETYAKTYWAPKGVNVQPYQNQDQVYADLLSGRLDATLQDAVQAEIGFLKTPRGAGYAFAGGDIDDPKTLGEGAGVGLRKEDTDLKAKIDGAIVAMRKDGTYDKIAKKYFDFDVYGK, from the coding sequence GTGAAAAAAGTTCTGGCGGCCCTGACGGTTGCCCTGCTTGCCGTGTCGGCAGGCGGCGCCTACGCAAAAGACTGGTCGACGGTGCGCTTCGGCGTCGACGCGAGCTACCCGCCGTTCGAATCGAAGGGCGCGGACGGCAAGCTGGTCGGCTTCGACATCGACCTGGGCAATGAAATCTGCCGCCGCATCGCCGCGAAGTGCGTCTGGGTCGAGAACGACTTCGACGGGTTGATCCCGGCGCTGAAGGCCCGCAAGTTCGACGGCGTGCTGTCGTCGATGTCGATGACGCCGCAACGCGCCGAACAGATCGCCTTCTCGGACAAGCTGTTCAACACGCCGACGCGCCTCGTCGCCAAGAAGGGCTCGAACATCCTGCCGACGGCCGCCTCGCTGAAGGGCAAGACGGTGGGCGTGGAGCAGGGCACGATCCAGGAAACCTACGCGAAGACCTACTGGGCACCGAAGGGCGTGAACGTCCAGCCGTACCAGAACCAGGACCAGGTCTACGCCGACCTGCTCTCGGGCCGCCTCGACGCCACGCTGCAGGACGCGGTGCAGGCCGAGATCGGCTTCCTGAAGACGCCGCGCGGCGCCGGCTACGCGTTCGCCGGCGGCGACATCGACGATCCGAAGACGCTCGGCGAAGGCGCCGGCGTGGGCCTGCGCAAGGAAGACACCGACCTGAAGGCGAAGATCGACGGCGCGATCGTCGCGATGCGCAAGGACGGCACCTACGACAAGATCGCCAAGAAGTACTTCGATTTCGACGTCTACGGCAAGTAA
- a CDS encoding SGNH/GDSL hydrolase family protein: MTNAMPAWIEVPIRDALVRGAFELEPTARGVVLHRLPAWARAQCADPQLTMVEAQPSGVRLVFRTRATRLELDTLPTRYRYAGVPARPPGVYDLLVDGCLFAQASAEGGEHVVLDPGGGAATHQAGPAATLRFAGLPAHHKRVEIWLPHNETTRLVALRADAPLEAIDARDDGARRVWLHHGSSISQGSNAASPTGIWPALAAAAAGVELVNLGFGGGALLDPFVARTIRDARADLISLKLGINLVNADLMRLRALAPAVHGFLDTIRDGHPDTPLLVVSPIYCPIHEDTPGPGAFDPAALTAGQLAFRASGDPAERAAGKLTLTVVRDVLRRVVQQRAADDARLFHLDGLDLYGRDDFAELPLPDRLHPDGAAHRRIAERFTARVFGRGGGFDA, from the coding sequence ATGACGAATGCCATGCCCGCCTGGATCGAGGTGCCGATCCGCGACGCGCTCGTGCGCGGCGCGTTCGAGCTCGAGCCGACCGCACGCGGCGTCGTGCTGCACCGCCTGCCCGCCTGGGCGCGCGCGCAGTGCGCCGATCCGCAACTGACGATGGTCGAGGCGCAGCCCTCGGGCGTGCGGCTGGTGTTCCGCACGCGCGCCACGCGCCTCGAACTCGATACGCTGCCCACCCGCTACCGCTATGCCGGCGTGCCCGCGCGGCCGCCCGGCGTCTACGACCTGCTCGTCGACGGCTGCCTGTTCGCGCAGGCCAGCGCCGAAGGCGGCGAGCACGTGGTGCTCGACCCCGGCGGCGGGGCCGCCACGCACCAGGCGGGGCCGGCCGCCACGCTGCGCTTCGCGGGCCTGCCCGCGCACCACAAGCGCGTCGAGATCTGGCTGCCGCACAACGAGACGACGCGGCTCGTCGCGCTGCGCGCCGATGCGCCGCTCGAGGCGATCGATGCGCGCGACGACGGCGCGCGCCGCGTCTGGCTGCATCACGGCAGCTCGATCAGCCAGGGTTCGAACGCGGCGAGCCCCACCGGCATCTGGCCGGCGCTGGCCGCGGCGGCGGCCGGGGTCGAGCTCGTCAACCTCGGCTTCGGCGGCGGCGCGCTGCTCGATCCGTTCGTCGCGCGCACCATCCGCGACGCGCGTGCCGACCTGATCAGCCTGAAACTCGGCATCAATCTCGTCAATGCCGACCTGATGCGGCTGCGCGCGCTCGCGCCTGCCGTGCATGGCTTTCTCGACACGATTCGCGACGGCCATCCCGACACGCCGCTGCTGGTGGTGTCGCCGATCTATTGTCCGATCCACGAGGACACGCCGGGGCCGGGCGCCTTCGATCCGGCCGCGCTGACGGCCGGCCAGCTGGCGTTTCGCGCGAGCGGCGACCCGGCCGAACGCGCGGCCGGCAAGCTGACGCTGACCGTGGTGCGCGACGTGCTGCGCCGGGTCGTGCAGCAGCGCGCGGCCGACGACGCGCGGCTGTTCCATCTGGACGGCCTGGACCTGTACGGCCGCGACGACTTTGCCGAACTGCCGCTGCCCGACCGGTTGCATCCCGATGGCGCCGCGCATCGCCGGATCGCCGAGCGCTTTACCGCGCGCGTGTTCGGCCGCGGCGGCGGGTTCGACGCGTAA